Proteins from a genomic interval of Salinivibrio kushneri:
- a CDS encoding peroxiredoxin encodes MIQQGQSLPSATLSELTAEGMQTHDIPALFANKKVVLFAVPGAFTPTCSESHLPGFVVKADEIKAKGIDMIACVSVNDAFVMQAWGEAQNANQIHMLADGDGSFTQALGLEMDSGKFGGIRSQRYAMVIDNGIVTHLNLEAPKSFEVSSAEAILALL; translated from the coding sequence ATGATTCAGCAAGGACAATCTCTACCGAGCGCCACCCTCAGTGAACTCACCGCTGAGGGCATGCAAACCCACGATATCCCTGCCCTTTTCGCCAACAAGAAGGTAGTGCTGTTCGCAGTGCCAGGTGCCTTTACCCCAACCTGTTCAGAGTCGCACTTACCGGGCTTTGTGGTGAAAGCGGATGAGATTAAAGCAAAAGGCATCGATATGATTGCTTGCGTCTCCGTCAACGATGCCTTTGTGATGCAGGCGTGGGGCGAAGCACAAAACGCCAATCAGATCCATATGCTGGCCGACGGCGATGGCAGCTTTACCCAAGCGCTCGGACTAGAGATGGATTCAGGGAAGTTTGGTGGTATTCGCTCGCAGCGTTATGCGATGGTAATTGACAATGGCATCGTCACGCATTTGAACCTTGAAGCGCCAAAAAGCTTTGAAGTCTCCAGTGCCGAGGCGATTCTCGCCCTGCTGTAG
- a CDS encoding substrate-binding periplasmic protein: MTHWIQACIAIWLTLFSFRVWAGPSISDPLNVCVGDGSPWPPYTYWQGETRQKKADTLTGYATDLVLTALDRNDIAYQLVFMPWARVQHELARESGRCDLTWDASYKPKRAQYSRFTQPLYSISLGYLYVGAPDTQAQPNLSATQSVCGVNGYNYAAFGDNPRPRFEANTLQQALRMLEAGRCRFLASEIEPVLGGIRLGLYQFSSDIAYITLPNPKAFHAQVSRYAPQANDLVAQIDAYLDSAAQRGELQALRAQYFQSVTSQPQPQPTSE, translated from the coding sequence ATGACCCATTGGATACAAGCTTGTATTGCGATTTGGCTAACCCTATTTTCATTTCGAGTATGGGCAGGGCCATCCATCTCAGATCCGCTCAATGTTTGTGTAGGGGATGGGAGCCCTTGGCCTCCTTACACTTATTGGCAGGGAGAAACGCGGCAGAAAAAAGCGGATACCTTGACTGGGTACGCCACAGATTTGGTGCTCACCGCATTAGATCGTAATGACATTGCCTATCAGCTGGTCTTTATGCCTTGGGCGCGCGTGCAACATGAACTGGCGCGAGAGTCCGGCCGTTGTGATCTTACTTGGGATGCGAGTTACAAACCCAAGCGAGCACAATATAGTCGCTTCACGCAGCCACTCTATTCGATATCCTTGGGTTACTTATACGTGGGAGCCCCTGACACTCAAGCACAACCGAATTTATCGGCGACACAATCGGTTTGTGGTGTGAATGGCTACAATTATGCCGCGTTTGGCGATAACCCCCGACCGAGGTTTGAAGCTAATACCTTGCAGCAAGCGTTGCGGATGTTAGAAGCGGGTCGGTGTCGCTTTCTTGCCAGTGAAATCGAGCCCGTTTTAGGTGGAATACGGCTCGGGCTCTATCAGTTTTCAAGCGATATCGCTTACATCACACTGCCCAACCCGAAAGCATTTCATGCTCAAGTGAGCCGCTATGCGCCACAAGCGAATGACTTAGTGGCGCAGATTGACGCGTATTTGGACAGTGCGGCTCAACGTGGTGAGTTACAAGCGCTTCGTGCACAGTACTTTCAGTCAGTTACCTCGCAGCCCCAGCCGCAACCAACGTCAGAGTAA
- a CDS encoding DOPA 4,5-dioxygenase family protein, whose protein sequence is MSRIIDFPNRHQAYHAHVYYEADTEAQADAIYQAAAASSLPIDLGRFHRKCVGPHPRWSFQIAFDKAAFDEVMAWLEAHRGDLTVFLHGVTGDDYIDHTAHVGWMGPSVELNLAIFKPKQ, encoded by the coding sequence ATGTCTCGAATCATTGACTTTCCAAACCGCCACCAGGCTTACCACGCCCATGTCTACTACGAGGCTGACACCGAAGCGCAGGCGGATGCTATCTATCAGGCTGCCGCTGCATCATCACTGCCCATCGACCTTGGCCGCTTTCATCGCAAATGTGTTGGCCCACACCCAAGATGGAGCTTCCAAATCGCCTTTGATAAGGCTGCGTTTGACGAGGTGATGGCATGGCTTGAGGCGCATCGCGGTGATTTAACCGTGTTTTTGCATGGCGTGACGGGCGATGACTACATTGACCATACGGCTCACGTGGGTTGGATGGGCCCGTCTGTTGAACTCAATCTGGCCATATTTAAGCCCAAGCAATGA
- a CDS encoding VOC family protein produces the protein MEARISIITLGVADLSHSYEFYRQLGFPTHSHPEEGIVFFSTAGTRLALYPADSLADDIKPGLTVNETGFGGITLAHNTRSKEEVDEVLALAERCGGRIVKPAQDVFWGGYSGYFADPDNYLWEVAYGDCWQFDDNGSLVLD, from the coding sequence ATGGAAGCAAGAATTAGTATCATCACATTGGGGGTTGCGGATCTTTCTCACTCTTATGAATTTTATCGCCAATTGGGCTTTCCAACGCACAGCCACCCTGAAGAAGGCATCGTGTTTTTTAGTACCGCAGGTACACGATTAGCGTTATATCCCGCAGACTCGTTAGCCGATGATATCAAACCCGGACTCACCGTTAACGAGACAGGGTTTGGTGGTATCACATTGGCGCATAACACGCGATCCAAAGAAGAGGTCGACGAGGTGCTTGCGCTGGCAGAGCGGTGTGGCGGTCGTATTGTTAAACCTGCACAAGACGTATTTTGGGGAGGCTACAGCGGCTACTTTGCCGATCCGGATAACTATCTTTGGGAAGTGGCTTATGGCGATTGTTGGCAATTTGATGATAACGGCAGCCTTGTATTGGACTAA
- a CDS encoding DUF4336 domain-containing protein: MADTLQCKVGHEGDAVYQLDTSIWIADGEAVPFFTLPYTTRMVVVRLADHSLWIHSPIKLTDALRTELASLGVVRYLIAPNQLHHLFLSEWVEAFPDAQLMGTQQVAKKRDDLCFDHCFEDLPEPAWHNEIAQCLISGSPVMTECVFFHRQSQTLIVTDLIENFRPEAFSPFKRKVAEWAGVTAPNGKTPLDWRLSFWFHKDELAKHIRTLINWAPQRLVMAHGEIVEAAVPHLLRAFSWLGENRLNVPTH, translated from the coding sequence ATGGCTGACACGCTACAGTGTAAAGTCGGCCATGAGGGGGATGCTGTGTATCAACTCGATACGTCAATTTGGATCGCTGATGGTGAAGCGGTCCCTTTCTTTACCTTACCCTACACCACACGTATGGTGGTGGTGAGGCTTGCTGATCACTCCCTGTGGATTCACAGTCCGATAAAGCTTACCGACGCATTGCGCACTGAACTAGCGTCGTTAGGGGTGGTGCGTTATTTAATCGCTCCTAATCAGTTGCATCACCTCTTTTTATCCGAATGGGTTGAGGCGTTTCCTGACGCACAACTAATGGGTACCCAACAAGTGGCGAAAAAACGAGATGATCTTTGTTTTGACCACTGTTTTGAGGACTTACCAGAGCCAGCTTGGCACAATGAGATCGCGCAATGTTTGATTTCCGGCTCGCCAGTGATGACAGAATGCGTGTTTTTCCATCGGCAAAGTCAAACGCTGATTGTCACTGATCTGATTGAAAATTTTCGCCCTGAGGCATTTTCACCTTTTAAACGCAAAGTTGCCGAGTGGGCAGGCGTGACAGCACCCAATGGTAAAACACCACTCGATTGGCGATTAAGTTTTTGGTTTCACAAAGACGAATTAGCAAAACATATTCGTACCTTGATTAATTGGGCACCGCAGCGTCTTGTCATGGCACATGGCGAGATTGTGGAAGCGGCTGTCCCTCATTTATTGCGCGCATTTTCATGGCTAGGTGAAAATCGTCTCAATGTCCCCACTCATTAA
- a CDS encoding YbaK/EbsC family protein: protein MTGTPPLSGQQTALLHSLKAHGISVKIYRHQPVYTCEQADALGLHTDANPTKNLLLKDRKSKQFFLVVLPGKATVNLAGLSEALGTSRLSFASSQQLDTYLQAQSGAVSVFDVMNDPEHRVSLVIANAIWRVQAVECQPFCHDQTWVIATQDLARWLQGIGRRYQTVDHQ from the coding sequence ATGACAGGGACGCCACCACTTTCAGGTCAACAGACTGCGCTGCTTCATAGCCTCAAAGCGCACGGTATTTCAGTAAAAATATACCGCCATCAGCCTGTCTATACGTGTGAACAAGCAGACGCACTCGGTTTGCATACTGATGCAAACCCGACCAAGAACTTACTGTTGAAAGACAGAAAGAGTAAACAGTTTTTCTTGGTCGTGTTACCGGGTAAAGCCACCGTTAATTTAGCCGGATTGAGTGAAGCCTTGGGGACGTCTCGCTTATCGTTTGCGTCATCGCAGCAACTCGACACCTATTTGCAGGCGCAATCTGGTGCCGTATCGGTATTTGATGTAATGAACGATCCTGAGCATCGCGTCAGTTTGGTGATCGCGAATGCGATATGGCGAGTCCAAGCGGTGGAATGCCAGCCTTTTTGTCATGATCAAACGTGGGTCATTGCCACTCAAGATCTCGCCCGTTGGTTGCAAGGCATAGGCCGAAGGTATCAAACGGTGGATCATCAATGA
- a CDS encoding O-methyltransferase, with protein sequence MDDLLEKLQMQGTENDALQQDKSKKWLNITPGTGEFLALLVDEIQPTRILEIGTSMGYSTLWLAHAGGNSVQVVTIECDEAKHQQAQQHFRQAGMDNRIDAKLGDASDWITRLEGQFELIFLDADRSQYLSLAPRLFQLLKPQGMLVVDNALSHADDVAPFKRWLEQQPELDVGVLPIGKGELVVYLHDDFR encoded by the coding sequence ATGGACGACTTACTGGAAAAGCTGCAAATGCAGGGGACAGAGAATGATGCCCTGCAACAGGATAAAAGTAAAAAATGGCTGAATATTACGCCTGGAACCGGAGAATTCTTAGCGCTGTTAGTGGATGAAATTCAGCCTACCCGCATTTTAGAAATTGGTACATCGATGGGCTATTCAACGTTATGGCTTGCGCACGCGGGCGGCAATAGCGTGCAAGTGGTAACGATTGAGTGCGATGAAGCAAAACACCAACAAGCGCAGCAGCACTTTAGGCAAGCCGGCATGGATAACCGGATAGATGCGAAATTGGGCGACGCGAGTGACTGGATTACTCGCCTTGAGGGACAGTTCGAACTCATTTTTCTTGATGCCGACCGAAGTCAGTACCTGTCCCTAGCGCCACGCTTATTCCAACTCCTCAAGCCTCAGGGCATGCTGGTGGTCGATAATGCGTTATCCCACGCTGATGATGTGGCTCCTTTTAAGCGATGGCTGGAGCAACAGCCTGAACTTGATGTGGGCGTACTTCCCATTGGTAAAGGTGAACTCGTCGTCTACTTACATGATGACTTTCGATAA
- a CDS encoding TerC family protein, whose protein sequence is MLTLFLEPETWVVFFTLLTLEVVLGVDNLVFISVLCERLPKEKRRFARTLGIGLAVISRIGLLLSIAWVMSLTVPLFTIGTEPVTGKDLIMLFGGGFLLLKSAKELWAWLGYSEPVSHSTQVLTGMAIILLQIVAVDAVFSMDSVITAVGLTQDVPVMVAAIVTAAIIMMIAAEPVNNLVSRYPGFKTLALLFLVLLGLLLMAEGAGIHINKGYVYVAMAFGLILELCHIRMRNKQRLNIKCIRPHSSLKVSRRIADSR, encoded by the coding sequence ATGTTAACACTCTTTTTGGAACCCGAAACCTGGGTGGTCTTCTTTACCCTTCTAACCCTTGAAGTGGTATTGGGTGTTGATAACTTAGTCTTTATCTCCGTACTGTGTGAACGTCTCCCTAAAGAGAAACGCCGCTTTGCGCGCACCTTGGGTATTGGTCTGGCCGTGATTAGCCGGATTGGCTTATTGCTTTCCATCGCTTGGGTCATGTCGTTGACTGTGCCCCTGTTTACGATTGGGACGGAACCGGTTACCGGTAAAGATCTTATCATGCTGTTTGGTGGTGGCTTTTTGCTGCTAAAAAGTGCCAAAGAGCTGTGGGCGTGGTTAGGTTATAGCGAGCCCGTAAGCCACTCGACACAAGTCCTAACCGGGATGGCAATTATTTTGCTGCAAATCGTTGCGGTAGATGCGGTGTTTTCGATGGACTCGGTAATCACCGCGGTGGGTCTCACCCAAGATGTGCCCGTGATGGTCGCCGCCATTGTTACCGCCGCCATCATTATGATGATCGCGGCCGAACCCGTGAACAATCTGGTCAGCCGTTACCCTGGATTTAAAACCTTAGCTTTACTGTTCTTGGTGCTACTAGGCTTGCTACTGATGGCCGAAGGTGCCGGCATTCATATCAACAAAGGCTACGTGTATGTTGCGATGGCATTTGGTTTGATACTTGAACTCTGCCACATTCGAATGCGTAACAAGCAGCGCTTGAACATCAAGTGTATTCGTCCGCACTCTTCGTTGAAAGTGTCACGTCGGATTGCTGACAGCCGTTAA
- a CDS encoding DUF4144 family protein — translation MSAFLAYPALLIWQGDDELSFASDSASLEALSDSVITEDDRLVDSEGVCWLSENGGQHWQPSGQVMPLEQLVARIQAHYAQQGQCCVGKIQFKDRAAAINSVATVPGN, via the coding sequence ATGAGTGCTTTTCTTGCATACCCAGCACTGCTGATTTGGCAAGGCGATGATGAACTCTCATTTGCGTCAGACTCGGCGTCGCTTGAGGCGCTGAGTGACAGCGTGATCACTGAAGACGATCGGTTGGTAGATAGCGAAGGTGTTTGTTGGTTGAGCGAAAATGGGGGGCAGCACTGGCAGCCAAGTGGGCAAGTCATGCCACTTGAGCAGCTTGTGGCGCGTATTCAAGCGCATTATGCGCAGCAAGGGCAGTGTTGTGTGGGAAAAATCCAGTTTAAAGATAGGGCCGCCGCCATCAACAGTGTGGCGACGGTCCCTGGGAATTAA
- the punC gene encoding purine nucleoside transporter PunC yields the protein MNKNLPFITLFWLAGLSMLGFLATDMYLPAFEAMQIDFATSSANIGLTLSIFLLGMACGQLVYGPLSDRIGRKPALLIGLSLYSVATVVCLFADNIYLLLGARLVQALGACSAIVIWQAVVIDRYEGKLGQKVFATIMPLVALSPALAPLLGSYLLQHFDWRSIFVVLFALGIIFVALTLREEESLTSPAQDTKIIDKLKGDYQQVFKSKKFIGNMLIFAGCSAAFFAYLTGSPFIMSAMGYTEADIGLSYIPQTIAFVVGGYTCRHALNKLKDHSILPWLLKLFVASVVVIFLISWRTDVTNIWVILGPFCFLAAANGAIYPLVVNRALEYFKSCSATAAGLLNFLQMMICFLASAVVSAFAASGLIAVTTVMLSTCALVIIGFGLVWHANRQAQTLAAA from the coding sequence ATGAACAAAAATTTGCCATTTATCACGCTGTTTTGGCTAGCAGGGCTCAGTATGCTTGGCTTCTTAGCCACCGACATGTATCTTCCCGCCTTTGAAGCCATGCAAATCGATTTTGCGACCTCGTCGGCCAATATCGGTTTAACCTTGAGCATCTTTTTGCTTGGCATGGCCTGTGGTCAGCTCGTTTATGGCCCCCTCTCCGACCGTATTGGCCGTAAACCTGCGCTGTTAATTGGCTTAAGTCTCTATAGCGTTGCGACCGTGGTATGTCTGTTTGCAGATAATATTTATCTGTTACTCGGTGCGCGCCTTGTTCAGGCGTTGGGCGCGTGCAGCGCAATTGTGATTTGGCAAGCCGTGGTCATTGATCGCTATGAGGGAAAACTGGGGCAGAAAGTGTTCGCCACTATCATGCCTTTAGTTGCCTTGTCTCCAGCTCTCGCACCATTATTAGGTTCCTATTTACTCCAGCATTTTGATTGGCGCAGTATTTTTGTGGTTTTATTCGCACTAGGTATTATTTTTGTTGCACTGACCCTTCGTGAGGAAGAAAGCTTAACTAGCCCAGCACAAGATACTAAAATTATTGATAAACTTAAGGGTGACTACCAGCAAGTTTTTAAATCAAAAAAGTTCATCGGAAATATGCTTATCTTTGCCGGTTGCTCGGCCGCTTTCTTTGCCTATCTCACTGGATCGCCGTTTATTATGTCAGCGATGGGCTATACCGAAGCAGACATTGGCCTAAGCTACATCCCACAAACGATCGCGTTTGTTGTCGGCGGATACACGTGTCGTCATGCCCTCAACAAACTCAAAGATCACAGTATCCTGCCTTGGCTGCTTAAGCTGTTTGTTGCCAGCGTAGTGGTTATCTTTTTGATCAGCTGGCGCACCGATGTGACTAATATCTGGGTGATTCTTGGCCCATTCTGCTTCCTTGCGGCGGCGAACGGCGCCATTTACCCACTGGTCGTCAATCGCGCCTTGGAATATTTTAAATCCTGTAGCGCGACCGCTGCGGGGCTGCTGAACTTCTTGCAAATGATGATCTGCTTCTTGGCGAGCGCCGTGGTGTCTGCGTTTGCGGCCTCGGGCTTGATCGCCGTCACCACCGTCATGCTGTCCACCTGTGCGCTGGTGATTATTGGCTTTGGCTTGGTCTGGCATGCAAACCGTCAAGCACAAACGCTAGCAGCCGCGTAA
- a CDS encoding acyl-CoA dehydrogenase family protein, whose protein sequence is MESKNHQSDTHVVFNQPKPLENYNAFTADRILQYWVAQFGGQWGEDRLTSFGGRIGGDLLEAGMNANQYLPTFRPVDRFGYRIDQVDYHPAYHQLMAHAIEHGHCAMPWSEKTSGRHVVRAAMAFLHTHADPGSGCPLTMTFASVPALQAQADIAEKWLPKIVSGRYDGRNIPWFEKEGVTLGMAMTEKQGGSDVRANTTYATPCEAPGGGKRYSLVGHKWFCSAPMSDAFLVLAKTDHGLSCFLVPRWREDGSKNSIHIQRLKDKLGNQSNASSEIEFRDAQGWLLGEPGKGIKTIIQMVALTRYDCMIGSSALMAQATKEAIWHTAGREVFGKPLHHQPLMQNVLADLALESEAALAISMRLARALEQLDNPHEAALVRIGTAVGKYWICKRAVQHTYEAMECLGGVGYVNENVASRLYREAPVNAIWEGSGNVQCLDLLRVLTREPDTVSVFIAELRYAIGANDAFDRAVDGLEEQLGNAEMLAYRTRQVIEKMAILWQAATLLRYGEPDIAEAFVQARVETSEYHQYGTLPSHIDMTAIISRAMPQSSG, encoded by the coding sequence ATGGAAAGCAAAAACCATCAATCGGATACACATGTTGTTTTTAATCAACCCAAACCGCTGGAAAATTATAATGCCTTCACTGCCGATCGTATTTTGCAGTATTGGGTTGCGCAATTTGGCGGGCAATGGGGTGAAGACCGTTTAACCTCGTTTGGTGGCCGTATTGGCGGCGACTTATTAGAGGCGGGTATGAATGCTAATCAGTATCTCCCCACTTTCCGGCCTGTTGACCGCTTTGGCTATCGAATTGATCAGGTTGATTATCATCCTGCGTACCATCAACTCATGGCACATGCTATCGAGCACGGCCATTGCGCCATGCCTTGGAGTGAAAAAACCTCGGGGCGTCATGTGGTTCGCGCTGCCATGGCATTTCTTCACACCCATGCCGATCCGGGCTCTGGCTGTCCGCTCACCATGACATTTGCCAGCGTACCCGCATTACAAGCTCAAGCAGATATCGCAGAAAAATGGCTGCCTAAAATCGTGAGTGGTCGCTACGATGGACGTAATATTCCTTGGTTTGAGAAAGAGGGTGTCACTCTCGGAATGGCGATGACTGAAAAGCAAGGAGGATCGGATGTGCGGGCTAATACAACCTATGCAACGCCTTGTGAAGCGCCCGGAGGAGGTAAACGTTATTCACTGGTGGGGCATAAATGGTTTTGTTCAGCACCCATGAGTGATGCCTTTCTTGTTCTCGCAAAAACTGACCACGGTTTGTCCTGCTTCCTGGTTCCACGTTGGCGAGAAGACGGGAGTAAAAACTCGATTCACATTCAGCGTCTGAAAGACAAGCTAGGAAACCAATCAAATGCCAGTTCGGAAATTGAGTTTCGCGATGCGCAAGGATGGTTGTTAGGTGAGCCGGGAAAGGGGATTAAGACCATTATTCAAATGGTGGCATTAACGCGGTATGACTGCATGATAGGCTCTAGTGCTCTTATGGCACAAGCCACCAAAGAGGCCATTTGGCATACTGCAGGCCGTGAGGTATTTGGTAAACCTTTGCATCATCAGCCACTAATGCAAAATGTCTTGGCTGATTTGGCCTTAGAATCAGAAGCCGCGCTCGCGATTTCGATGCGATTGGCTCGGGCGCTTGAGCAACTAGATAACCCACATGAAGCCGCCTTGGTTAGGATTGGCACGGCTGTTGGTAAATATTGGATTTGCAAGCGCGCGGTACAGCACACCTACGAAGCGATGGAGTGCCTAGGTGGAGTGGGTTATGTAAACGAAAATGTCGCCAGTCGGCTTTATCGTGAGGCCCCTGTTAACGCCATTTGGGAAGGATCGGGCAATGTGCAATGTTTGGATTTGCTCCGAGTGCTGACTCGAGAGCCGGATACCGTATCGGTCTTCATTGCAGAATTACGCTATGCGATAGGGGCGAATGACGCTTTTGATCGTGCGGTGGATGGGCTTGAGGAGCAGCTAGGTAATGCTGAGATGTTAGCTTATCGTACTCGCCAAGTGATAGAGAAAATGGCGATATTGTGGCAAGCTGCGACATTGTTGCGTTATGGAGAACCAGACATTGCCGAGGCCTTCGTGCAAGCGCGTGTCGAAACGTCAGAATATCATCAATATGGTACGCTCCCTTCGCACATTGATATGACCGCGATCATCTCGCGCGCGATGCCGCAGTCCAGCGGATGA
- a CDS encoding lipocalin family protein produces MKRGWVIGLLSLMLTGCLGMPEQVTPVTNFEINRYLGTWYEVARLDHSFERGLSDVTATYTLREDGGVKVINRGYSREEEKWQEAEGKAYFVENDKTGYLKVSFFGPFYGSYVVFELDDNYQYAFISGPDHDYLWLLSRTPSVSESVKNKFITEAKQRGFATEALIFVDHTRTDPKNKKIEQ; encoded by the coding sequence ATGAAAAGAGGCTGGGTGATTGGGTTATTATCCTTAATGTTAACTGGGTGTTTAGGCATGCCAGAACAGGTTACACCCGTAACAAACTTTGAGATTAACCGCTATTTAGGTACTTGGTATGAAGTAGCGCGACTGGATCACTCGTTTGAACGAGGATTGTCGGATGTGACCGCAACCTATACGTTGCGTGAAGACGGTGGCGTTAAAGTGATAAACCGAGGCTATAGCCGTGAAGAAGAAAAATGGCAAGAAGCAGAGGGTAAGGCGTACTTCGTTGAAAATGATAAAACGGGGTACCTGAAGGTTTCATTCTTTGGGCCTTTCTATGGGTCGTATGTGGTGTTTGAGTTGGATGATAACTACCAATATGCCTTTATCTCGGGGCCTGACCACGATTACCTGTGGTTGTTATCGCGCACACCGAGCGTGTCGGAGTCAGTAAAAAATAAATTTATTACAGAAGCGAAGCAGCGAGGTTTTGCTACTGAAGCGCTGATTTTTGTCGATCACACCCGCACGGACCCCAAAAACAAAAAAATCGAGCAGTAG
- a CDS encoding acyl-CoA synthetase, producing the protein MSASNIYELGLDKSPANYQTLSPLSFLERAASVYPDYPASVHGHLCWSWQQVDMRCRQFASALTQASIGLGDTVSVMAPNLPEVFELHFSVPMTGAVLNTINTRLEAETVAFILEHAESKVFIVDKEMTAVAKRALKMIKHRPLVIAIDDPLYPHGECISEITYETFLAQGDSDYQYTLPDDEWQAISLNYTSGTTGNPKGVVYHHRGAHLNAVSNVLSWNMDAHPVYLWTLPMFHCNGWCFPWTVAATAGVSVSLRHVRAEPIFDAIKTHKVTHFCGAPIVLNMMNNADPALKAEIHHTVKAMTAGAAPPASVIEGMEAMGIEVTHVYGLTETYGPCVVCDWQHHWDQLSQREKARMKARQGVRAPMQGELMVADPVTFKPVAKDGGTLGEIFVRGNIVMKGYLKNPSATEDAMSNGWFRTGDLAVWHADNYIEIKDRLKDIIISGGENISSIEVEDVLYRHPDIEEVAVIAMPDEKWGEVPCAFVKTTETSAVTEADIIAFCREQMAHFKAPKKVIFTALPKTSTGKVQKYVLRRKVTEKSV; encoded by the coding sequence ATGTCAGCCAGCAACATCTATGAGCTTGGTTTGGACAAAAGTCCAGCCAATTATCAAACACTGAGTCCACTTTCTTTCCTCGAGCGAGCCGCTAGCGTCTATCCAGATTATCCGGCTAGCGTTCATGGTCATTTATGTTGGAGTTGGCAGCAAGTGGATATGCGTTGTCGTCAATTTGCGTCGGCATTGACTCAAGCCAGCATTGGGCTGGGTGATACGGTGTCGGTAATGGCCCCCAATCTACCTGAAGTCTTTGAGTTGCATTTTAGCGTGCCGATGACAGGTGCCGTTCTCAATACCATTAATACCCGGCTAGAAGCGGAAACCGTCGCATTTATCCTCGAACATGCAGAAAGTAAAGTCTTTATCGTCGACAAAGAGATGACAGCCGTCGCAAAGCGGGCGTTAAAAATGATCAAACACCGTCCGTTAGTGATTGCGATTGATGATCCCTTGTATCCGCATGGCGAATGTATCAGTGAGATTACGTACGAAACCTTTTTAGCCCAAGGCGATAGTGATTATCAGTACACATTGCCAGACGATGAATGGCAGGCCATTTCACTCAACTACACCTCAGGCACCACGGGCAACCCCAAAGGGGTAGTGTATCACCATCGCGGTGCCCATCTGAATGCGGTGAGTAATGTGTTGTCTTGGAATATGGATGCGCATCCTGTTTATCTTTGGACGCTACCCATGTTCCACTGTAATGGTTGGTGCTTCCCATGGACGGTGGCCGCAACGGCAGGGGTGAGTGTCAGCCTACGGCATGTGCGGGCAGAGCCTATCTTTGATGCAATAAAAACCCACAAAGTGACCCATTTTTGTGGTGCGCCGATTGTGCTGAACATGATGAATAATGCAGATCCGGCGCTAAAAGCTGAGATTCACCATACGGTTAAAGCGATGACCGCAGGGGCGGCACCACCGGCTTCTGTGATTGAAGGGATGGAAGCGATGGGGATTGAAGTGACCCACGTTTATGGCCTCACTGAAACTTACGGCCCTTGTGTGGTGTGTGACTGGCAACACCACTGGGATCAACTCTCGCAACGAGAAAAAGCACGCATGAAAGCACGCCAAGGTGTACGGGCGCCGATGCAAGGGGAGCTAATGGTTGCTGATCCAGTGACGTTTAAACCAGTGGCAAAAGATGGTGGCACGCTGGGTGAGATTTTTGTTCGCGGTAATATCGTGATGAAAGGCTACCTAAAGAACCCGAGTGCGACGGAAGATGCCATGAGTAACGGCTGGTTTCGTACTGGTGACCTAGCGGTATGGCATGCCGATAACTACATCGAAATCAAGGACAGACTCAAAGACATTATCATCAGTGGCGGGGAGAATATTTCCAGTATCGAAGTGGAAGACGTCCTGTACCGTCACCCTGATATTGAAGAAGTGGCGGTGATTGCGATGCCCGATGAAAAATGGGGTGAGGTCCCCTGTGCGTTTGTCAAAACGACCGAAACATCCGCCGTGACCGAAGCAGACATTATTGCTTTTTGCCGAGAGCAAATGGCGCACTTCAAGGCGCCGAAAAAAGTGATCTTTACCGCGCTCCCGAAAACCTCGACAGGCAAAGTGCAAAAGTATGTACTTCGTCGTAAAGTCACTGAAAAGTCAGTGTAA